Below is a genomic region from Sorghum bicolor cultivar BTx623 chromosome 9, Sorghum_bicolor_NCBIv3, whole genome shotgun sequence.
GCTCCATTCAAGGTCACTTCAGAGACGGTGATGTTCCGGATGAATCCTCCCCTTCCTGAGTTGGTCTTGATATGGATCCCAACACCCATGCCGAAGAGATTCAGGTGCTCGACAAGAACATTCTCCACGCCACCAGATGTCTCGCTTCCAACTGCAAAGCCAGCAAATGGCCCGGACCCGGTTATCCTTCGGATGGTGATGCCAGAGCTTGGACGGCCAAAAGCAATGCCGTACTCGTCCCAGCCACTCTTGATGGAAATCAGGTCATCGCCCGCGGAAATGTAGGAGTCCTCAATGCAGACATTGCTGCTTGAATCTGCAGGTGCACGATGATGCAGATGTAACTTCATTAATTGTCAGCCATACGCAAAATTTTGCTCAGATTTAAGAAAGCTTTGTAAAGCGTCCATTACCTAGATCGATGCCATCAGTGTTTGGGGAGTCATGTGGTGCCAACACAGTCACGTTCGCTATTACTACATTGCTGCATACACACAAATGAAGCGACACATTTTTGTGAGTTGTGACCATTTAAACTGTCTGACATTGGGATCAGATCAACATCATTGTTCAGCTAACCAGATGTCTGTAAGTTGTGTATCAGCTTTCATGCTAATCGTATTGCTTAGTTAATGTTTGTTCCTGAAACTACACTGTAGACTGTCAAGGCGCTAGCTGAAGCCCTGCTGTGGAACAGGAACGAACAGGCAAAAACAAGCTAGCTAGCAGTTGGACTGAGAAAAATGTGGCTCCCCTCCCCAGGCGATCCATTCGCAGTGCTCACCTGCAGTAAACCGGGTGGATGTTCCAGAACGGCGAGTCCTGGAAGACGACGTTGGAGACGACGACGTCGGTGGAGTACATGAGCTCCAGCAGGTGCGGCCTCGTGAAGGGCAGCGTGCGCTTCTTCCACATGTCCCACCACAAGCTGCCTTGGCCGTCAATGGTGCCGTTCTCACCTGCCCAAGAACGCTGTGCTATCAGTGTGAATCGCTCAGGTACCTGAGCACACTGCGTAACCGTACCAGCAAGAACCTGTGATGAAGACGTCTTGGAGACCATTGCCGTGGATCAAGCTCATGTACCTCCCGCCAGGCAGCTCGCGCCCTCTCCCGTACGACGGCAGCGGGTCGATGAGCGGCCAGCTCGACGTGTCCTGCTCCATGTAGGCTTAGTTCGATGGCAAGGCATGGCGGCGACCAAGTGACGGACGACGAAGAAGACGAAGAAGAAGGGCAACGGGCACACCTGGGTGGCGCGGATGACGGCGCCGCGGGCGAGGAAGAGCGTCATGTGGGAGGTGAGGTTGAAGGGGCCCGTGAGCCACACCCCGGGCGGCACGTACAGCAGCGTGCCACCCcgcgcgccgcggcggcgctcgaTGCGCGCCACGGCGCGCGCGAACGCGCCCGTGTTGAGCGTCTGCCCGTCCCCGCGCGCGCCGAAGCTGGCCACGGACATCCACGCCCCGCGCAGCGGCGCCGGCCCCGACCAACACGAATCCTGCGCCCCCGCCGACGacgacagcagcagcagcgccgtCGCGACGAGCAGGCGCAGCGCCGGCGGCATCCCTCTTTCTTGGCGCAGCCGCGCAGTGGCTTGGCTTGGCTTGTTGCGGTGGCGGTGAAGCAGGGAGGATGGAGGCGACGAGCAGGAGAGTACAAGGCGCAAAAGCTGCTGCGTCCCTGCTTCGGGGTGGATGTAAATGCGGTTGTTGTTTTGCCAGCAGCTGCAATTGACAAGCTCACAGCGCCATGGAATGGGGACAGGGATTCAGTAACTTGCCTTGGGCAAGTCACAATGTAACTTACCTCCTACATTCATTCCTCCAACACTTTATTTAGTTCCTAatattttttgtaaaattttaaatttttcagAAATTCcacgttacatcaaatcttatgacacatgcatgaagaattaaatatagataaaaaataattatacataaaaaataactaattacataattttgcGAGCCactaaatcttttgagtctagttagtctacgaTTGGACTTGTATTTTATTGTGCTTTGTTAAACTGCTATGTATATGTCCATCTGAATTATGGACCTAAATTAttgactttttttctttttttttttgaaactatgaATTATGCTGCTATCTACTATCTATGTCCGAAAATACAACCAAGTCTCATGAGTTGAAGGGCTGGATCTGTTTTGAGCCACTGGATCTGATTTGGGCCTTGTtaagttccaaaaaaaatttacaaaatagatagtgtagcattttcgtttgtatttgataaatattatccgatcatagattaactaggctcaaaagattcatctcgcaaattatagacaaactgtgtaattaattattttttatctatatttaatgttccatacacgtgctgtaaaatttgatgtgacggaaaatatctgaatttttttaattttataaaaaaaatttgaactaaacaagactttgGAAGAATGGATGAAGAAGGTAAGTTACGTCGTGACTTGCTCAAGGCAAGTTACTGAATCTCTGTCCGATGGATCCGGGGTCTGGTTGGGGTCCCTTGTGCTTTGAGGATGGCAGTGGCTGGTCACTGGCACGGCAGCGTCGGCAGACGAAGAGAGCAGCCTGTGTGTGTGAGCTGGCGTTGGCCCCATGGCTTGTATAGGATCCAGAGCACAGTCGTCGTCCACTCCTCTAGTTCCAGACTTCCAGTCCTGTCTGTCTCAAGTTAACGTTTAGTTTGtggaaaattttttattttggctatcgtaacactttcgtttatatttgttaattattgtttaatcatagactaactaggttcaaaagatttgtctcgcaaattataagtaaactgtgcaattagttttttttatctatattaaatgtttcatgtatgcattcaaagatttgatgtgacggagaatcttgaaaaaattttaaaaactaaacaaggcataagaGTAGTCCGTCAGGACCAAAATAACTTCACCTCTAGCTTTTCAAAGAATcaatcttatttttagtttcatgatttctaaatttatataaaaatattatcaacattgatattttttaatatatttacttttaaAATATTTCATTATTAATTTAATCATACATATTAAACACAGTTCTTAGTATTTTTGTGTATATATTTggttagttttttttaaaaaaaaacaattgaCTTCTTGAAAAAAACAAAATGTGTAGTAGTTACTGTGGGTCGGATGGAGTATACGTTAATTTCTGAGCATTCACATCTTTTACAGTTTACAGTTCTGCGCAAGTGCAGACGTGCAGTGATGGTACAAATAAATATAGACGGTACCACGTACGTACAATATATGGTATACTACACGTGGTCCAAACAGGAAGCCAAACCATCGTGCTCTAACGGCCATTCCTTTCATGAATCAAACGCCATTACTGAAACCAAATCCGCCGTGCTGCTGCATTTGCATCTGCATGCACGGACCCTCAGATGGTTGCTCTGCTAATAAGCAAGGCGATTAAAGCCAGCCACCTTGCTTGCATGGCTGCATGCacatgcagcagcagctgctacCCGCGCGCATTGTGCCCACGAAAACAAACAGCAAAGAGACTATATATCACTGTGTCGTAAGTGAGACAGTTCCTCTGCAATCAACTCCAAAGAGATTGATACTGACTGGGGAGGCTGATGAGCATCTGCTAATGGCAAAGGCTCTCTACAGTCAATTACGGTCAAGGGTTAGGTGCACGGATGTCCATATTCATGTACGGCTGTGGGTGCCTGTCGATCCCCCTGATGTCAAAAGGTGCCCCTGTTACTCCAACGCTGTAGCCTGCAACCCTGCGTGCCTGCATCATCGCAGCTGCAGATCTTGGCTGCAAGCCCCCTGTTGCTGCACATGCCTCGGCCTCGCGCTGATCTTGGCCTCGCGCTAACCATCACGTTCGTCCTTGGCTGTGAAAGGACTTTGTACAAACATGCAGTGCAGTGGAGGTATAATAAgagtatatttagttaaaggtgttaaagtttaacaggtagaatagaattttattttatttaacaattattatctaattatggactaattaagcttaaaaatcatcttgcaaattatatacaaactgtataattagatattttttatctatatttaatactttgtaCATGTCCAGGCATTTGATGCGATAGAAATTAACAGACGAGGCCATAATGGAcagggtgatgatgatgatgcggcGGGCAGGGCGGCAGGCCGCGTACTGGTGGTACTGAACTACAACTACTGATTCATCTGCTGACGATTAGCATCTCCACAGGAT
It encodes:
- the LOC8066541 gene encoding probable polygalacturonase gives rise to the protein MPPALRLLVATALLLLSSSAGAQDSCWSGPAPLRGAWMSVASFGARGDGQTLNTGAFARAVARIERRRGARGGTLLYVPPGVWLTGPFNLTSHMTLFLARGAVIRATQDTSSWPLIDPLPSYGRGRELPGGRYMSLIHGNGLQDVFITGENGTIDGQGSLWWDMWKKRTLPFTRPHLLELMYSTDVVVSNVVFQDSPFWNIHPVYCSNVVIANVTVLAPHDSPNTDGIDLDSSSNVCIEDSYISAGDDLISIKSGWDEYGIAFGRPSSGITIRRITGSGPFAGFAVGSETSGGVENVLVEHLNLFGMGVGIHIKTNSGRGGFIRNITVSEVTLNGARYGLRIAGDVGGHPDASYNPSVLPVVNSVTIKNVLGQNIRQAGLIRGIRNSVFSNICLSNVKLYGSASIGPWKCRAVSGAALDVQPSPCTELASTSETGFCTS